The window GGGTTCCTCTTCTTCGTCGTCATACGACGTGGATTTCGCGGGCGGTGTGTCCATCGACATCGCCCGGCTCGCTTCGTCTTGAACCTGACGGAACTGCTGCTGAACATCCTGTAGGCTGCGTCGGAATTGGCTGTACGTCGAGCCAAATTTCCTCGCGACTTCCGGCAGGTTGCCACCAAAGAGGACCACCGCGATCACTCCGATCACGGCCAGTTCAAATGGGCTGAGACCAAACATCTCAGGCCTTCTCGTCGGTGCGATCCGTTGCTTCGTCTTCGTCGTCGCCTGACTCGGCCATGCCCCGTTTGAATTCGTTGGCACTGCGTCCCAGGTTTCGCATCAACGATGGCAATTTGGCGCCACCGAACAGAACCAAGCAGATCACCAACACGATTAGCATTTCAGGCAGGCCGGGGAAGCCAAACGCCAAAAACAATCCGGTCGCCATCGAACTCACAGTCATCAACATTCCATCTATTCCCGCTAAACAAAGTGGTGTGCGATTCATGCCAACGCGACATGCATCGGGGCCGACCATCTCACGACATTCTGCGCTGGCGCCGTCTCGTTAACCCGATTCCAACGTTGGATCCGGTCAAACGAACGCAGTTT of the Rhodopirellula bahusiensis genome contains:
- a CDS encoding Sec-independent protein translocase subunit TatA/TatB, whose amino-acid sequence is MFGLSPFELAVIGVIAVVLFGGNLPEVARKFGSTYSQFRRSLQDVQQQFRQVQDEASRAMSMDTPPAKSTSYDDEEEEPDEPSAPKFTPPE
- the tatA gene encoding twin-arginine translocase TatA/TatE family subunit, which produces MNRTPLCLAGIDGMLMTVSSMATGLFLAFGFPGLPEMLIVLVICLVLFGGAKLPSLMRNLGRSANEFKRGMAESGDDEDEATDRTDEKA